A stretch of Paenibacillus sp. URB8-2 DNA encodes these proteins:
- a CDS encoding response regulator, producing the protein MKIKAKLLIGFSALLLILMALALVGYDRLHYMNKQLDSIYQDRYQKIRASSGMRGEVNDMARILTNIMLNPDVNMNVQRNEIEQSIAKSKEYITQMGSAKKSAEEQQMFARIDEATEAYFSYQERVLTLLNNGERAASTAYRNSIGTNIQNEVLASLNSLAEYENFKINEEIDNAKNSYQSSIQVVAMVIFAGLLLGLGVILWVLPSITRGLAAVSMMIRSVGAGNLKEIRNIKVTSKDEFGEISRIFQVMAEEIEEKQEREALYIKEQQDHSWLNANVARTTELLRGVNSLEEISQTFVNEFAPVVGAQFSAIYLKEKNKSNRLEIYGAYAFDESKPRNGFELGSGLVGQCALDKKPILLESAPDDYLTVASGFGSSAPGNIAIYPLLFNDELLGVMEFASFKLFSELHYELLEQLAVNLSAIVNNTTHRLAVEELLRESQALTEELQCQSEELQTQQEELRRSNENLEEQTEALKRSEELLQRQQEELEHYNSELVSKTRSLEEQVGLVEEQKDEIESARAQLEKQAMQLTVTSRYKSEFMANMSHELRTPLNSLLILSQLMMENKEGNLTDKQVEFSQTIHTSGADLLKMIDEILDLSKVDAGKMELNREKVALTDMKTFVKQNFAPMAQKKGLSLRLSFNEPLPDHIITDGYRLKQVLRNLLSNAFKFTNKGFVEFSVSRAEERSLPVYLPMDREYLALSVKDSGIGIPADKKDLVFEAFQQVDGTTSRKYGGTGLGLSISRELSRLLGGGIMLESREGTGSEFTLYLPVALNYSLLPGAQESAATGETGLPSPAIGFLSPPATAKPEPVREHEVPFADDREALSSSDKVLLIIEDDDKFAKVLVDMARARGFKTIVALRGDAGLQMAQSYLPDAIILDIQLPVMDGWSILRELKGAAKTRHIPVHVISVGEEIKQGLMMGAIAYLRKPSSREALERAFTQIESYTESSLKHLLIVEDDETQRRSIMELIGHDDVAITAVSTGGEALGELRKRKYDCMVLDLVLGDMDGFELLDHIRDDEELNDLPIIIYTGKDLDSKEETRLRKYAESIIIKDVRSPERLLDETTLFLHRVEANLPEDKRKILQKLHNKEELFEGKKILLVDDDIRNVFALSSVLESYQMEVKFAENGREALEMLVNSPEFDLVLMDMMMPEMDGYEAMRRIREMPQFSKLPIIALTAKAMKEDRVKCIEAGASDYMKKPIDTEQLLSLMRVWLYS; encoded by the coding sequence ATGAAGATCAAAGCCAAGCTGCTGATCGGCTTCAGCGCGCTTCTGCTCATCCTGATGGCGCTGGCGTTGGTCGGATACGACCGCCTTCATTATATGAACAAACAGCTTGACAGCATCTATCAGGACCGTTATCAGAAGATCCGGGCCTCTTCCGGAATGCGCGGTGAAGTGAATGACATGGCCCGTATTCTGACAAACATTATGCTGAATCCTGATGTGAATATGAATGTACAGCGCAATGAGATCGAGCAGAGCATAGCCAAGTCCAAGGAATATATAACGCAGATGGGTTCCGCGAAGAAGAGCGCGGAAGAGCAGCAGATGTTCGCGCGTATCGATGAGGCGACCGAGGCCTATTTTTCATATCAAGAACGCGTGCTGACCCTTCTGAATAACGGAGAAAGGGCGGCGTCGACCGCCTACCGCAATTCGATCGGCACCAATATTCAGAACGAAGTGCTGGCTAGTCTGAACAGTCTGGCCGAGTATGAGAATTTCAAGATCAATGAAGAAATCGACAATGCCAAGAACAGCTATCAGAGTTCCATTCAAGTCGTTGCTATGGTGATATTCGCAGGTCTGCTGCTTGGACTTGGCGTCATCTTGTGGGTGCTGCCTAGCATCACAAGGGGGCTGGCAGCCGTGTCCATGATGATCCGAAGTGTCGGCGCCGGGAATTTGAAAGAAATCCGCAATATTAAAGTTACCTCAAAGGATGAGTTCGGGGAGATCTCCCGTATTTTTCAGGTCATGGCGGAAGAGATCGAGGAGAAGCAGGAAAGGGAAGCTCTCTATATCAAGGAACAGCAGGATCATTCCTGGCTTAACGCCAATGTGGCGCGGACTACGGAGCTTCTGCGCGGTGTGAACTCGCTCGAAGAGATTTCCCAGACCTTCGTGAATGAGTTCGCGCCCGTTGTCGGTGCGCAATTCAGCGCAATATATTTGAAAGAGAAGAATAAATCGAACAGGCTGGAGATCTACGGCGCGTATGCTTTTGACGAGAGCAAGCCAAGGAACGGCTTTGAGCTTGGCAGCGGCCTTGTCGGCCAATGCGCGCTGGACAAAAAGCCGATTCTGCTGGAGAGCGCGCCGGATGATTATCTCACGGTCGCTTCCGGCTTCGGAAGCTCGGCTCCGGGCAATATTGCCATTTACCCGCTTCTATTCAATGACGAGTTGCTGGGCGTTATGGAATTTGCTTCGTTCAAGCTGTTTTCGGAGCTGCATTATGAGCTGCTGGAGCAGCTAGCCGTGAACCTGTCGGCCATCGTTAATAATACGACGCATCGTCTGGCGGTCGAGGAACTGCTGCGGGAATCGCAGGCCCTCACGGAAGAGCTGCAGTGCCAGTCCGAGGAACTCCAGACCCAGCAGGAGGAGCTTCGCCGCTCCAATGAAAATCTGGAAGAGCAGACGGAAGCACTTAAGCGTTCCGAGGAGCTGCTGCAGCGCCAGCAGGAAGAGCTGGAGCATTACAACAGCGAATTGGTATCCAAGACGCGCTCGCTTGAGGAGCAGGTGGGACTCGTCGAAGAGCAAAAGGATGAGATTGAGAGTGCCCGGGCCCAACTGGAGAAGCAGGCCATGCAGTTGACCGTTACAAGCAGGTACAAATCCGAATTCATGGCGAATATGTCCCACGAGCTGCGTACTCCGCTGAACAGTCTGCTTATCCTGTCCCAGCTTATGATGGAGAACAAAGAAGGCAATTTGACGGACAAGCAGGTGGAATTCTCCCAGACCATCCACACGTCCGGAGCGGATCTGCTTAAGATGATTGATGAAATTCTCGATTTGTCGAAAGTGGACGCGGGCAAGATGGAACTGAACCGCGAGAAAGTCGCCCTCACGGATATGAAAACGTTCGTGAAGCAGAACTTTGCCCCGATGGCCCAGAAGAAAGGTCTTTCTCTGCGTCTGTCCTTCAACGAACCGCTTCCGGATCATATTATTACTGACGGCTACCGTCTGAAGCAGGTGCTCCGCAATCTCCTCTCCAATGCCTTCAAGTTTACGAATAAAGGCTTTGTGGAGTTTTCGGTAAGCCGGGCGGAAGAGAGGTCCCTGCCAGTGTATCTGCCGATGGACAGGGAGTATCTGGCTCTGAGCGTCAAGGACAGCGGCATCGGCATACCTGCGGATAAGAAGGATTTGGTGTTTGAAGCGTTCCAGCAGGTGGACGGCACGACCAGCCGCAAATACGGCGGTACCGGCCTAGGCCTGTCCATCAGCCGCGAGTTGTCACGCTTATTGGGCGGAGGCATTATGCTGGAATCCCGTGAGGGCACGGGCAGCGAATTCACGCTGTACCTGCCGGTCGCTCTCAATTACAGCCTGCTGCCGGGAGCACAGGAATCGGCGGCAACCGGAGAAACCGGCTTGCCGAGCCCTGCGATCGGCTTTTTGTCCCCGCCCGCCACAGCCAAACCCGAGCCGGTCCGGGAACACGAAGTACCGTTTGCGGATGACCGTGAGGCCCTGTCTTCCAGCGACAAGGTGCTGCTGATTATTGAGGACGATGACAAGTTCGCCAAAGTGCTGGTGGATATGGCCCGAGCCCGCGGCTTCAAGACGATTGTCGCTCTTCGGGGAGACGCCGGGCTGCAAATGGCCCAGTCTTATTTGCCCGATGCGATCATCCTCGATATTCAGCTTCCCGTAATGGACGGCTGGTCGATTCTCAGGGAACTGAAAGGTGCGGCCAAGACCCGGCATATTCCGGTGCATGTGATTTCGGTGGGCGAAGAAATCAAGCAGGGTCTGATGATGGGCGCTATCGCCTATTTAAGAAAACCTTCCAGCAGGGAAGCACTGGAACGGGCATTCACGCAGATCGAGTCCTACACGGAGAGCAGTCTCAAGCATTTGCTGATCGTCGAAGACGACGAAACCCAGCGCCGCTCCATCATGGAGCTGATCGGCCACGACGATGTGGCCATTACTGCTGTCTCGACCGGAGGGGAAGCGCTGGGCGAGCTGCGCAAGCGGAAATACGACTGTATGGTGCTCGACCTCGTGCTGGGCGATATGGACGGCTTCGAGCTGCTGGATCATATCCGCGACGACGAGGAGCTGAACGATCTGCCGATCATCATTTATACCGGCAAGGATCTGGACAGCAAGGAAGAGACAAGGCTGCGCAAATATGCGGAGTCCATCATTATCAAGGACGTGCGCTCGCCGGAACGGCTGCTTGACGAAACGACGCTGTTCCTGCACCGTGTCGAAGCGAACCTGCCGGAGGACAAACGCAAAATTTTGCAGAAGCTTCACAATAAAGAGGAACTGTTCGAAGGCAAAAAGATTCTGCTCGTCGACGATGACATCCGCAACGTCTTTGCCCTCTCCAGCGTGCTTGAATCGTACCAGATGGAGGTAAAGTTCGCGGAGAACGGCAGGGAAGCGCTGGAAATGCTCGTGAATAGTCCGGAGTTTGATCTCGTGCTGATGGATATGATGATGCCTGAAATGGATGGATACGAAGCCATGCGGCGGATTCGAGAAATGCCGCAGTTCTCCAAGCTGCCGATCATCGCGCTGACCGCCAAAGCGATGAAAGAAGACCGGGTCAAATGCATTGAGGCCGGGGCGTCCGATTACATGAAGAAACCGATCGATACGGAGCAGCTTCTTTCGCTAATGCGGGTGTGGTTGTATTCGTAA
- a CDS encoding PP2C family protein-serine/threonine phosphatase yields MKILIVDDNPTNIIIIREILKKEGYRNLVTAASAIEMLEMIGISRENNNELRPKHSDVDLILLDMMMPEMDGIEACRIVQRYEHLKDIPIIMVTAVGDSKKLAEALDAGAVDYVTKPINKVELMARIRLALRLKAEKDWHKERDQRIQDELKLAALVQNAVLSLPLEKEEFEVHAIYQPSFELAGDLYAWYDLGEGRYAVILLDMMGHGISSSLFCMFIASVLKDTVTTYVEPEKVIQELNRRFNQLYIEKQLVQYYFTAIYMVIDTRLQRIDYINAGHPPALLFEGDAREPIMLESNCHPVGLFDRIEATPQSFSYEREGHLALYTDGLLEMVSGDQEEQLEFLIRQLDGEHEWREEPMRAAFFDGAAPGERDDDKCLVWISLKKGK; encoded by the coding sequence ATGAAAATATTAATCGTAGACGATAATCCGACCAATATTATCATTATCCGTGAAATCCTGAAAAAAGAGGGATATCGCAATTTGGTTACTGCGGCTTCCGCCATCGAAATGCTGGAGATGATCGGAATCAGCCGTGAGAATAATAATGAACTTAGACCTAAGCATTCCGACGTCGATTTGATTCTGCTGGATATGATGATGCCGGAAATGGACGGTATCGAGGCCTGCCGGATCGTGCAGCGGTACGAGCACTTGAAGGATATTCCTATTATTATGGTAACTGCCGTCGGCGATTCCAAAAAGCTGGCGGAAGCCTTGGACGCGGGCGCGGTCGATTATGTGACCAAGCCGATCAACAAGGTTGAGCTGATGGCGAGAATCCGGCTGGCGCTGAGACTCAAAGCCGAGAAGGATTGGCACAAGGAGCGGGACCAGCGAATACAGGACGAACTGAAGCTGGCGGCGCTTGTGCAAAATGCGGTACTCAGCCTGCCGCTGGAAAAAGAAGAGTTCGAGGTTCATGCCATTTACCAGCCTTCCTTCGAGTTGGCCGGAGATTTATACGCCTGGTACGATCTGGGCGAAGGGAGGTACGCCGTTATCCTGCTGGATATGATGGGACACGGCATTTCATCTTCGCTGTTCTGCATGTTCATCGCCTCCGTGCTAAAGGATACGGTCACGACTTATGTCGAACCGGAGAAGGTCATACAGGAGCTAAACCGCCGTTTCAACCAGCTTTATATTGAAAAGCAGCTTGTACAATACTATTTTACGGCCATTTATATGGTAATCGATACCAGGCTTCAGCGCATTGACTATATCAATGCCGGCCATCCGCCGGCCCTGCTCTTTGAAGGCGACGCCCGAGAACCGATTATGCTTGAGAGCAACTGCCACCCGGTCGGCTTGTTCGACCGGATCGAAGCCACGCCTCAAAGCTTTAGCTATGAGCGGGAAGGCCACTTGGCGTTATATACCGACGGGCTGCTGGAAATGGTAAGCGGAGACCAGGAGGAACAGCTTGAATTTTTGATCCGTCAACTGGATGGGGAACATGAGTGGCGGGAAGAGCCGATGCGGGCCGCTTTCTTCGATGGTGCGGCTCCGGGTGAGCGCGATGATGACAAATGCCTGGTGTGGATTTCACTGAAGAAGGGAAAATGA
- a CDS encoding general stress protein: MDSVGAQAYAKVLENGVQAIEEVNRLRDSGYMKEDLYVISHDRDREDRIAEAADSNEVGMSEEGLFGTLANMFRSRGDELRSKITSLGFSEAEADFFEQELDLGKVLVIAKKTSV, translated from the coding sequence ATGGATTCTGTCGGTGCACAAGCCTATGCCAAGGTGTTGGAGAATGGTGTACAAGCGATTGAGGAAGTGAACAGGTTGCGGGACAGCGGGTATATGAAGGAAGATTTGTACGTTATTAGTCATGACCGGGACCGGGAAGACCGGATTGCAGAGGCTGCGGACAGCAATGAAGTCGGGATGAGTGAAGAGGGACTGTTCGGCACGTTGGCCAATATGTTCCGCTCGCGCGGCGACGAACTTCGCTCCAAGATTACTTCCTTGGGATTTAGCGAAGCAGAGGCTGATTTTTTCGAACAAGAGCTTGATTTGGGCAAAGTGCTCGTTATCGCAAAAAAAACATCCGTATGA
- a CDS encoding DUF948 domain-containing protein, which translates to MIISLSVALVAVAFAVLVFFLIKTLNSAKDSLDKVSQTLQEVQKTVDELTYEVKTTVRHANDITADVQGKIGKIDPILDSVQNLGEVLNELTLTVKQVSVTVIEKFRKNRELREKSDHVSIDNAPMSPAEERTVNSYKAAYSKKGKMQAVLKGVDVAAGLWQRYRK; encoded by the coding sequence ATGATTATTAGCCTAAGCGTAGCGCTTGTTGCCGTCGCATTCGCAGTTCTCGTTTTCTTTTTAATCAAGACTTTGAATTCCGCCAAGGACTCTCTGGACAAAGTGAGCCAGACGCTTCAGGAGGTCCAGAAGACGGTCGACGAGCTTACTTATGAAGTAAAGACTACCGTAAGGCATGCCAACGATATTACCGCTGATGTGCAGGGCAAAATCGGGAAGATCGATCCCATCTTGGATTCGGTCCAAAACTTAGGCGAGGTGCTGAACGAGCTGACGCTGACCGTCAAGCAGGTCTCGGTAACGGTGATTGAGAAGTTCCGCAAAAACAGGGAATTGAGAGAGAAATCGGATCATGTGTCGATCGATAATGCGCCGATGAGCCCTGCTGAAGAACGCACGGTCAATTCCTACAAAGCGGCATACAGCAAGAAAGGAAAAATGCAGGCCGTCCTGAAGGGTGTCGACGTAGCCGCGGGCCTCTGGCAAAGATACCGCAAATGA
- a CDS encoding C40 family peptidase, whose translation MNKLTKQLFAALFLSTAFYASSGELGTQTAHASEVLSASAVQTAVIQSSVRLRSTPSVNSRVLSYLKAGEKVTVLEKTNAYFYRVRTADGETGYCSSRDKYITLTAAGAAPQPSPAAPAASPAASGAIEAVIARGMAYLGTPYEFGSSRSNTSTFDCSDFMRQIYLEAANIKLPADSRQQGSWVKQNSSAVMDISGLKRGDLMFFMSYKGSSAAAYAGIDKSAQTITHVALYLGDGQILHTYSKSSGGVRVDKLSASWTNRFLFGGSVVH comes from the coding sequence ATGAACAAATTAACCAAGCAGCTTTTTGCCGCGTTATTTTTATCGACTGCATTTTACGCTTCTTCTGGAGAGCTTGGCACCCAGACCGCCCATGCGTCTGAGGTTCTGTCAGCTTCAGCGGTGCAGACGGCTGTCATCCAGTCCTCAGTGCGGCTTCGCAGCACGCCATCCGTTAACAGCAGGGTGCTCTCCTATTTGAAAGCAGGGGAGAAGGTAACCGTTCTTGAGAAGACGAATGCTTATTTCTATAGGGTCCGCACAGCGGATGGTGAAACCGGTTATTGCAGTTCTCGGGACAAGTACATCACGTTAACCGCAGCGGGCGCGGCGCCCCAGCCTTCACCGGCTGCTCCTGCGGCAAGCCCGGCGGCATCTGGGGCCATTGAAGCGGTCATTGCAAGAGGGATGGCCTACCTCGGCACACCTTACGAATTCGGGTCAAGCCGCAGCAACACATCCACCTTTGACTGCTCGGATTTTATGCGGCAGATTTATCTTGAAGCAGCGAATATCAAGCTCCCGGCCGATTCCAGACAGCAGGGAAGCTGGGTCAAGCAGAACAGCTCTGCCGTAATGGATATATCGGGCCTCAAGCGCGGCGATCTGATGTTCTTTATGAGCTACAAAGGAAGCTCGGCGGCGGCTTATGCCGGGATCGACAAGTCGGCGCAGACGATTACGCATGTCGCTCTATATTTGGGGGACGGGCAGATCCTGCATACGTATTCCAAGTCTTCCGGGGGCGTCAGAGTGGATAAATTAAGCGCTTCTTGGACCAACCGTTTTCTCTTCGGAGGCTCGGTCGTCCACTGA
- a CDS encoding cation diffusion facilitator family transporter codes for MISIAAYLILSTFKLICGYLFASSALLADGFNNLTDIVASVAVLVGLRISRKPPDSDHAYGHFRAETVAALMASFIMAMVGIQVIIEAVRNLFERRESVPGLWSAGVAIVCALAMFGVYCYNRRLAVKINNSALMAAAKDNFSDAMVSIGAAVGIVGAQFGLPWMDPVAAFAVGLLICRTAWEIFRDSTYRLTDGFDENRLLDLRSTIERTPGVEGIKDMKARIHGNQVLVDVVVEVDAELTVMEGHEISDSIEERMHNKHNIMSVHVHVEPKS; via the coding sequence ATGATCAGCATAGCGGCTTATCTGATCTTGTCGACCTTTAAGCTGATCTGCGGATATCTGTTCGCATCCAGCGCGCTGCTCGCGGACGGCTTCAATAACCTTACCGATATTGTTGCTTCCGTGGCTGTGCTGGTCGGCCTGCGTATCTCGCGCAAGCCACCCGATTCGGATCATGCGTACGGACACTTTCGGGCGGAGACGGTTGCCGCGCTGATGGCATCTTTTATTATGGCAATGGTCGGCATACAGGTCATCATCGAGGCGGTGCGCAACCTGTTCGAGAGACGGGAGTCCGTTCCGGGACTATGGTCAGCTGGGGTGGCGATTGTGTGCGCTTTGGCGATGTTCGGGGTGTATTGTTACAACCGGCGGCTTGCAGTTAAGATTAATAACAGTGCCCTTATGGCAGCCGCTAAGGACAACTTTTCGGATGCCATGGTCAGTATAGGAGCGGCCGTCGGCATCGTCGGCGCCCAGTTCGGGCTTCCTTGGATGGACCCGGTTGCGGCGTTTGCGGTCGGCCTGCTGATCTGCAGAACGGCATGGGAAATTTTCCGCGACTCCACCTACCGCCTCACTGACGGATTTGACGAGAACCGGCTGCTGGATTTGCGCAGCACCATTGAGCGGACGCCGGGCGTGGAAGGCATCAAGGATATGAAAGCGCGGATTCACGGGAATCAAGTGCTGGTGGATGTCGTCGTTGAAGTGGATGCTGAATTAACCGTAATGGAGGGCCATGAAATCAGCGACTCCATTGAGGAGCGCATGCATAACAAGCACAACATCATGAGTGTGCATGTCCATGTGGAACCCAAAAGTTAA
- a CDS encoding cyclase family protein, whose translation MIGYKSEYEQLVREGQIVLLYTGHGDSFGEPAYYADYPVLAPELAELLIRKKIKIVGMDTPSPDKYPFEIHSLLFRHKIPIIENLANLHLLRGMPRFEIIALPLNIDADSSIARVIARTVE comes from the coding sequence GTGATCGGGTATAAATCCGAATATGAACAGCTCGTCCGCGAAGGACAAATCGTTCTCCTGTACACCGGCCACGGCGATTCGTTCGGAGAGCCCGCCTATTATGCCGATTATCCGGTGCTGGCCCCGGAGCTTGCGGAACTGCTGATCCGTAAAAAGATTAAAATAGTCGGGATGGACACGCCATCGCCGGACAAATATCCTTTTGAAATCCACTCGCTCTTGTTCCGTCACAAAATTCCCATTATCGAAAACCTGGCCAATCTCCATCTGCTTCGCGGGATGCCGCGATTTGAAATCATTGCTCTCCCGCTCAATATCGATGCGGACTCCTCTATTGCCCGGGTCATCGCCCGCACGGTCGAATAA
- a CDS encoding ABC-F family ATP-binding cassette domain-containing protein produces MISTSGVTLRYGKRALFEDVNIKFTPGNCYGLIGANGAGKSTFLKILSGEIEANSGEVHITPGERMAILKQNHFEYDENPVLETVIMGHARLYDIMKEKDALYAKSDFSEADGLRAGELEGEFAELNGWDAEPDAAALLIGLGIPRDLHDKKMAELIGNEKVRVLLAQALFGRPNNLLLDEPTNHLDLESIGWLENFLMDYEGTVIVVSHDRHFLNKVCTHIADIDFGKIQMYVGNYDFWYESSQLALSLQRESNKKKEEKIKELQAFIQRFSANASKSKQATSRKKQLDKITLDDIRPSNRKYPFLNFKPEREAGKQLLTVSNLTKSIEGEKVLDEVGFVVNKGDKIALVGPNGLPKSTLFDVIMGETEADSGEYTWGVTTSQAYFPKDNSRYFEGVNMNLVEWLRQYSKDQDETFLRGFLGRMLFSGEEALKKASVLSGGEKVRCMLAKMMLNGANVLIFDEPTNHLDLESITALNNGLIDFDGTILFTSHDHQFIQTIANRIIEITPGGIIDRVMSYDEYLESDEIKELRQRMYPVEV; encoded by the coding sequence ATGATTAGCACAAGCGGCGTGACACTCCGTTACGGAAAGCGCGCACTTTTTGAAGATGTAAATATAAAGTTCACCCCCGGCAACTGCTACGGTCTGATCGGGGCCAATGGCGCCGGTAAATCGACGTTTCTGAAAATTCTGTCCGGCGAGATCGAAGCTAACTCCGGCGAAGTTCATATCACGCCCGGCGAACGCATGGCCATATTGAAGCAGAACCACTTCGAATATGACGAAAACCCGGTGCTGGAGACGGTCATTATGGGCCACGCGCGCCTGTATGACATTATGAAGGAGAAGGACGCGCTGTACGCCAAATCCGACTTCTCAGAAGCCGACGGTCTGCGGGCCGGCGAGCTGGAAGGCGAGTTCGCCGAGCTGAACGGCTGGGACGCCGAGCCGGACGCCGCCGCGCTCCTGATCGGTCTTGGCATTCCGCGCGATCTGCACGACAAGAAAATGGCGGAGCTCATCGGCAACGAAAAGGTCCGGGTGCTGCTTGCCCAGGCGCTGTTCGGCCGTCCGAACAACCTGCTCCTTGACGAACCTACCAACCACTTGGATCTCGAATCGATCGGCTGGCTGGAGAACTTCCTCATGGACTATGAAGGTACCGTTATCGTCGTATCCCATGACCGTCACTTCCTGAACAAAGTATGTACGCATATCGCGGACATCGACTTCGGCAAAATCCAGATGTATGTCGGCAACTATGACTTCTGGTACGAGTCCAGCCAACTGGCCCTTTCGCTTCAGCGGGAATCGAACAAGAAGAAGGAAGAGAAGATCAAGGAGCTGCAGGCGTTCATTCAGCGCTTCTCGGCCAACGCCTCCAAGTCGAAGCAGGCGACGTCGCGGAAGAAGCAGCTCGACAAGATCACGCTTGACGACATCCGTCCGTCGAACCGGAAATATCCGTTCCTGAACTTCAAGCCGGAGCGCGAAGCCGGCAAGCAGCTGCTGACGGTCAGCAACCTGACCAAGAGCATTGAGGGCGAAAAGGTGCTGGACGAAGTCGGCTTTGTCGTCAACAAAGGCGACAAGATTGCTCTTGTCGGTCCTAACGGGCTGCCCAAATCGACGCTGTTCGATGTCATCATGGGCGAAACGGAAGCGGACTCGGGCGAGTACACTTGGGGCGTTACGACATCCCAGGCTTACTTCCCGAAAGACAACTCCCGGTATTTTGAAGGTGTGAACATGAACCTGGTGGAATGGCTGCGCCAATACTCCAAGGACCAGGACGAGACGTTCCTGCGCGGCTTCCTGGGCCGCATGCTGTTCTCCGGCGAAGAAGCGCTGAAGAAGGCAAGCGTATTGTCCGGGGGCGAGAAGGTGCGCTGCATGCTGGCGAAGATGATGCTGAACGGCGCGAACGTGCTGATCTTCGACGAGCCTACCAACCACTTGGATCTCGAATCCATCACGGCGCTGAACAACGGGCTGATCGACTTCGACGGCACGATTCTGTTCACTTCGCATGACCATCAGTTCATTCAGACGATCGCGAACCGGATTATCGAGATTACGCCGGGCGGTATTATCGACCGCGTAATGAGCTATGACGAGTACCTGGAGAGCGACGAAATCAAGGAACTCCGCCAGCGGATGTATCCGGTGGAAGTGTAA
- a CDS encoding MBL fold metallo-hydrolase codes for MPKLRYNNIDNVSVDKTFKEFRQWREERRRKVKDLSFVVPSVPPMLSYLGENRLDTTITWIGHSTFFIQYEGMNIITDPIWAGRLGLEKRLVPPGMAIGDVPPVDLILISHSHYDHMHVGSIRKLYGAETTVVVPAGLKRKMLRKGFRNCVEMQWWESLDVGGIKLSFVPTQHWTRRTPFDTNTSHWGGFIMEPAKPERHPDAGGKGGEGGHKLPPNLYFAGDSGYFPGFKEIGRRFKVHVTMMPIGAYEPEWFMTSQHVNPKEAVQAFLDVGAETMIPMHYGTFRLADDTAREALDRMEAARKEQGLGEERIRTLGNGETLIIHPEAR; via the coding sequence ATGCCTAAACTCCGATACAACAATATCGATAATGTCAGCGTGGACAAGACGTTCAAGGAATTCCGCCAATGGCGCGAAGAGCGGCGGCGAAAAGTCAAGGACCTCTCGTTCGTCGTTCCCAGCGTGCCGCCGATGCTGTCCTATTTAGGGGAGAACCGGCTGGATACGACGATAACCTGGATCGGCCACTCGACGTTTTTTATCCAATATGAAGGAATGAACATCATCACAGACCCGATTTGGGCTGGAAGACTGGGCTTGGAAAAGCGGCTGGTGCCGCCAGGGATGGCGATTGGCGACGTCCCGCCTGTCGACCTGATCCTCATCTCCCACTCCCATTACGATCATATGCATGTGGGTTCGATCCGGAAATTGTACGGCGCGGAGACAACCGTGGTCGTGCCCGCAGGACTTAAACGGAAAATGCTGCGCAAAGGCTTCCGGAACTGCGTGGAAATGCAGTGGTGGGAGAGCCTGGATGTCGGCGGCATCAAGCTGTCCTTCGTGCCGACCCAGCACTGGACGCGGCGGACGCCCTTTGATACGAATACCTCGCACTGGGGAGGATTCATTATGGAGCCTGCCAAGCCGGAGCGGCATCCGGACGCTGGCGGTAAAGGAGGCGAGGGAGGGCATAAGCTGCCGCCCAATCTGTATTTTGCCGGGGACAGCGGTTATTTCCCGGGCTTCAAGGAGATTGGAAGGCGCTTCAAGGTGCATGTGACCATGATGCCGATCGGCGCTTATGAGCCGGAGTGGTTTATGACCTCGCAGCATGTGAACCCGAAAGAGGCGGTGCAGGCGTTTCTCGACGTGGGCGCGGAGACGATGATTCCGATGCATTACGGCACGTTCCGGCTCGCCGACGATACGGCGCGCGAGGCGCTCGACCGGATGGAAGCGGCGCGCAAGGAGCAGGGCCTCGGCGAGGAGCGGATTCGAACGCTTGGGAATGGAGAGACGCTTATTATTCATCCCGAGGCGCGTTAA